Proteins found in one Zea mays cultivar B73 chromosome 1, Zm-B73-REFERENCE-NAM-5.0, whole genome shotgun sequence genomic segment:
- the LOC100286065 gene encoding uncharacterized LOC100286065 precursor (The RefSeq protein has 7 substitutions compared to this genomic sequence) produces MAAAAATRAGAWGVAWLLAATVAAALLASASAQSGCTTTLISLYPCLNYISGNVSAPPSSCCSQLASVVQTNPQCLCAALSGDSSSLGGVTVDKTRALQLPQACNVKTPPASKCNSAGGGSAPGAATPATPSAGVPSTAGTGTGSKATPTAPFLTSGAASTRGAVSLVLAFATVAVYGISAA; encoded by the exons atggcggcggcagcagcagcaagagCAGGAGCGTCGGGCGTGGCGTGGCTCCTGGCGGCCGCCGTGGCGGCGGCGCTGGTGGCCTCGGCGTCGGCGCAGTCCGGGTGCACGACCACGCTGATCAGCCTGTACCCGTGCCTCAACTACATCAGCGGCAACGTGTCGGCGCCGCCGTCCTCGTGCTGCTCGCAGCTCGCCAGCGTCGTGCAGACCAACCCGCAGTGCCTCTGCGCCGCGCTCAGCGGCGACTCCTCGTCCCTCGGCGGTGTCACCGTCGACAAGACGCGCGCGCTCCAGCTCCCCCAGGCGTGCAACGTCAAGACCCCGCCGGCGAGCAAGTGCAACT CTGCTGGCGGCGGCAGCGCTCCGGGCGCTGCGACGCCGGCCACGCCGTCGGCTGGCGTACCAGCGACCGCAG GAACCGGCACTGGATCGAAGGCGACGCCGACGGCCCCGTTCCTGACGTCCGGCGCCGCGTCGACCCGGGGGGCGGTGAGCCTGGTGCTGGCATTTGCGGCTGTTACTGTCTACGGCATCTCGGCCGCGTGA